DNA sequence from the Maribacter dokdonensis DSW-8 genome:
AAAGTTTAATAAACAAAATATTAAATCTGTTCATTTTCGTCTGGTGTGACTTCCTCTGTCTTGTGAAGTAAGCGTGCATTAATTTCATATTCCGCGAATTCTATACTTAAAAGATTAATGTTTTTAATTTTTACATGAACAAGTGTTCATTAAAAAATTAATAGTAAAACAAAAATACCAATGGTTCTGTAAGGGGATTATTTTTTGTTGTCAAATAGCCCTTTCTGTATGTGAATCTAAGATATAATGTATTTTCCTACAAAAGGATACGGATATTAATTATTGTTTTAGTGATCGTTTCGCATGTAATAGTTAAAAAACAAATAAATTCTTACATATTTAAATGTTAAAATGAAATAAAATTATATTTACACTGTTAATTAAAAGAATAACATCTGTTAATTACTATTATAATGTTTGTACTATGATGGCGAAGAGTGTGAAAAAGGATTTATTTTTCAAGGAAACATTGAAATTGATTCATGAAAAAGGATTTAGAGCCACCACCATGAGAGATATTGCGGAACGCATGAACTTTGAGGTAGCTAATATTTATAATTATATAGACTCTAAAGATGCCCTCTTAGAAAATTATGTGATTGGGATTACCAAAGAATTTCAAACCTATATGGATAATATTATAGATTCAACTTTTTCACCAAAGGATAAGCTGAGAATGGTAATTTCCAAACACATACAGTTCACATTTGAAAAACCATACCAGCTGGCACTTATGGCAAATGAATGGAGAAATTTAAAGGAGCCTGCACTTAGTGAATATGTAGCCAAAAGATCAGACTATATTTCTAAAATTGCCTCTATTTTGGAAGACGGTGTAGAGAAAGGAGAATTTAGACCTATGAACATTGAAATTGCCACAAATAGTATAGTATCATCATTGAGATGGTCTTATAACAAGTATGTAGACAATAGCAATACAAGTATTAACCCTATTGAACTTGAAAAGCAATTTATGGATTTCATTTTTAATGGTGTAAAAGCCTCATAAACCTTCACAGATCTTTTAAAATTTTTAAATATCCAGTTTACCCTAATTTGAATGTAAATAGCATAGTTTAACCTATTGCACATTTCATTTCTGCCAAATATTGTTGACCTTTATAAAGCAAATTGAACAACAATAGTTATGACATCGGCAGAGGCAAAATTAAAGGAACGCGTAAAAGAACTAACCTGTTTATATGAGGTAACTTCTATTATCGTAAATGCAGATTATGATCAAATTGATGCATCTTTAGAAGCCATTGTTTATTGCTTAAAACGGGCATGGCAATTTGAGCAAGTAACCGAAGTTTTTCTAAAAGTTGGTGAATACACTGTACAAACAGATGACTTTAAGCCAAATATGGTCTGTTTATCTTCAAAAATAAAAGTCTTTAATAAGTTAGAAGGCGAGGTAATGGTTGGCTATCCTTCAGAAAAATATAGCATTGATGACTTTTTAATAGAGGAACAAACGTTGTTGAACAACGTTGCCTTAGATGTTGGCAATCTTATAGAACGTAAACAAATTCGTGACAGTGAAGCTCTTACAAGACGAAAAATGGAGCGAACCGATCGTTTGCACATATTAGGTGAGATTACAGCTGGCATAGCTCACGAATTAAATACCCCATTGGCCAATATACTTGGCTTTGCCGAACTTCTTACCGATAAAATGACGGATAAGCAGTCTGTAAGAGATCTTGAAAAAATCATGGACAGTGCCATTTTTAGTAGAGAAATCGTTAAAAAACTTATGTTCTTTGCTTGCGAAATGCCGCAGGAAATGAAAAGGGTTCAATTAATTCCTATTGTAACAAGCGTTATAAAATTACTAGCACCATCATTACGTGATAAAAAAATTAAACTAGTAACAACTTATGAAAATGAAGATCTGGTTTTACAGGCAGATACAGTACAATTGACCCAAGTATTGTTCAACCTAATTATGAACGCCATTTATTATTCCCCAGAAAATGGTATTATTTCAGTAAAGGTCCTAGATACAGAAAATCATATTCTTTTAAAAATTGCCGATCAAGGAGAAGGTATACCAAAAGAATTGGAAGATAAGGTTTTTGAACCCTTTTTCACTACCAAACCTATTGGTGAAGGTACTGGTTTAGGCCTTAGTGTAGTTCATGGTATAATTACGAGCCATAAAGGTACCATAGAGCATGAACAGAATACGCCTAAAGGAACTATTTTTACGGTCAACTTTCCTAAATTGTAATTATGGATTTGCGCAAAGAGAACATACTCATAGTAGATGATGATATAGATATTCTAGAGCTTTTGCAAAGGCATTTACAAGCTATGGGATACCATACTTATAAGGCGGTGTCAGTTAAAGAGGCCCTGTTTATTTTGAAGGATACTTTTATAGATCTTATTATTACTGATATTCAAATGCCAGAAATTGATGGATTACAATTACTGAAGTTTGCAAATGAACATTACCCAGAGATTCCAAAATTGGTGGTAACCGGCTACCCTTCTGTAGAAGACTCCTTAGAAGTCATAAAATCTGGTGCTACAGACTATTTGACCAAACCTTTTACCAAATCCGAACTTAAAGACGCTATAGAGAAAGCATTTGAACAAAATGCCCATAGAAAAAACAGCAAAGTTGCCACGGCCTCCCCTAACCTATATTCAGATATGGTAGGAGAATCAGTCGCTTTTAAAAAAGTGACGAATATTATAGAAAGGGTCAAAGACAACAAAGCTACCATTATAATTACCGGTGAAAGCGGAACCGGAAAAGAACTGGTTGCAAGGGCCATACATTATTCTGGTAAATTCTCAAGAGAACCTTTCATTGCAGTAAACTGTGGGGCTATTCCAGAAAACTTACAAGAAGCGGAACTGTTTGGATACATAAAAGGTGCCTTCACCGGTGCAAATGAAAATAGAAACGGATTTTTTCAAGCGGCCAAGGGCGGCACACTCTTTTTAGACGAAATAGGCACTGCTTCACTGGCAGTACAGACCAAGTTATTACGTGCCTTACAGGAAAAGGAAATTACACGGGTAGGATCTCAAAAAGTTGAAAAAGTAGATATAAGGATTATTGCCGCTACGAATGCCAATTTAAAAGATGAAATAAAAAACGGCTCATTTAGAGAAGACCTTTACTATAGGTTAACCGTTGTAGAAATCAACGTGCCACCACTTAGGGAAAGAAAATCCGATATTTCTATTTTAGCCGATAAGTTTATACGAAAATATGGCATAGAATTTAAGGACCGCCTTCTGCGTATTGCCCCTGAAGCGCTTCAAATTCTTGAAAGATATAATTGGCCCGGTAATATAAGGGAGCTTGAAAATATTATTCAACGCGCCGTAATAATGTCCGATGGTATTATTAAAGTAAAAGATTTGCCAGAAGCCTTAAAATATCAAATTGATTTTCCTGATAATGGGTTACGGCCACTTTATGAAATGGAAAAAGAATACATACAACGCGTATTGGTTCATACGAAAGGAAACAAAACCAAAGCCGCCCAAATTCTTCAAATCGATCGTAAAACTTTACGCGAAAAACTAAAATAAAACATCTCAAGGTATGCCCATGAGGCATTCATAAGGAAACAAACTTTTAAATCGAGACAAGCCTCAGAATATTATACCCTTTGGCGGTGCCAATAAATCGGGGAAATTCTACCCAATCGGGTAAATACTCCCCACTTCAGGTTTCATCAAAAATTATTTTTAAAATTATAGACTATTGATTGTTAG
Encoded proteins:
- a CDS encoding TetR/AcrR family transcriptional regulator yields the protein MMAKSVKKDLFFKETLKLIHEKGFRATTMRDIAERMNFEVANIYNYIDSKDALLENYVIGITKEFQTYMDNIIDSTFSPKDKLRMVISKHIQFTFEKPYQLALMANEWRNLKEPALSEYVAKRSDYISKIASILEDGVEKGEFRPMNIEIATNSIVSSLRWSYNKYVDNSNTSINPIELEKQFMDFIFNGVKAS
- a CDS encoding sensor histidine kinase, which translates into the protein MTSAEAKLKERVKELTCLYEVTSIIVNADYDQIDASLEAIVYCLKRAWQFEQVTEVFLKVGEYTVQTDDFKPNMVCLSSKIKVFNKLEGEVMVGYPSEKYSIDDFLIEEQTLLNNVALDVGNLIERKQIRDSEALTRRKMERTDRLHILGEITAGIAHELNTPLANILGFAELLTDKMTDKQSVRDLEKIMDSAIFSREIVKKLMFFACEMPQEMKRVQLIPIVTSVIKLLAPSLRDKKIKLVTTYENEDLVLQADTVQLTQVLFNLIMNAIYYSPENGIISVKVLDTENHILLKIADQGEGIPKELEDKVFEPFFTTKPIGEGTGLGLSVVHGIITSHKGTIEHEQNTPKGTIFTVNFPKL
- a CDS encoding sigma-54-dependent transcriptional regulator — encoded protein: MDLRKENILIVDDDIDILELLQRHLQAMGYHTYKAVSVKEALFILKDTFIDLIITDIQMPEIDGLQLLKFANEHYPEIPKLVVTGYPSVEDSLEVIKSGATDYLTKPFTKSELKDAIEKAFEQNAHRKNSKVATASPNLYSDMVGESVAFKKVTNIIERVKDNKATIIITGESGTGKELVARAIHYSGKFSREPFIAVNCGAIPENLQEAELFGYIKGAFTGANENRNGFFQAAKGGTLFLDEIGTASLAVQTKLLRALQEKEITRVGSQKVEKVDIRIIAATNANLKDEIKNGSFREDLYYRLTVVEINVPPLRERKSDISILADKFIRKYGIEFKDRLLRIAPEALQILERYNWPGNIRELENIIQRAVIMSDGIIKVKDLPEALKYQIDFPDNGLRPLYEMEKEYIQRVLVHTKGNKTKAAQILQIDRKTLREKLK